A region from the Prionailurus viverrinus isolate Anna chromosome E2, UM_Priviv_1.0, whole genome shotgun sequence genome encodes:
- the PLEKHG4 gene encoding puratrophin-1 isoform X2, with the protein MAVWKVRGLGCAASRLRGSACGGLNFRRICAIPLPGHQDWPLLWPSAFYLGHPPSPTGTSSIHFLDEQKPHSEGPARLPLVLSRLTLKERVMEGPLEVGDKSPDSQGHATDSRFAVCSFRDAWDEEEPVPHVQVKDPNPPRSPAGTAQGEGLLGSSVPGDLQSPLGPMAADGPGEGQGDTLGGSSVQLEEPTPSRVESLPCPVSSHLSLAQGKSDSRGGDLARDQVPDRLVPAGLGPEGLDSDPVDLGGPLSETSSELLEPDPSGSCLPKPANYLLAQDLSWELLASGMATLPGTRDVEGRAVLLLCAHSPAWLYPKCSSHELIRLLLYLRSIPRPEVQALGLTVLVDARICSPSSSLFWGLSQLQEAAPGSVYQVLLVGKMPEEVPSRLQLQQLPSHQSLLTYISTSRLPASMGGGLPYCHQTWLDFRMRLEALLQSFQVVCALLQEAIESMKAVPQPMESGEVGRLLQQTQVLMQHVLDSPWLAWLQFQGGLELAWLKQEVPEVTLSPDYRPAVDEVDELYGRVDGLLHQLTLQSNRRVQALELVQTLEAQEGRLHQIEVWLQQVGWPALEELREPSLDMLLQAQGPFQELDQVAQEQVQRGERFLQPLAGWEAAELGAAGARFLALQAQLTDFSRALAQRRQRLADAQRLLHFFKQASTWAEEGQRVLAELEQERPGVVLQRLQLHWTKHPDLPPAHFRKMWALATGLGSEGIRQECRWAWARCQDTWLALDQKLEAALKPPLTTTTTGSTASLCVSRFPAASATPPLRKAYSLDQNLGQSLREPAHHCHHAAIVAASHGPDAEGGAQPGSSPTMLPPGSSDPRTPNRLQLVLAEMVATEREYVRALDYTVENYFPELDRPDVPQGLRGQRAHLFGNLEKLRDFHCHFFLRELEACTQHPSRVAYAFLRHRLQFGMYALYSKNKPRSDALMTSFGHSFFKDKQQALGDHLDLASYLLKPIQRMSKYALLLQELARACGGAVQELSALRAAQSLVRFQLRHGNDLLAMDAIQGCDVNLKEQGQLVRQDEFMVRAGRRKSLRRVFLFEELLLFSKPRRGPTGIDTYAYKRSFKTTDLGLTECCGDNNLRFEIWFRRRKARDTFVLQAASLATKQAWTADISRLLWRQAIYNKEVRMAEMVSMGVGNKALQDIDPSEEAINDRTVSYILKCREVRSRASVAVAPFDYESPYLGALSSLPGDPASCSMLGSLNLHLYRDPALLGLRWPLYSTSFPEEAALEAEAELGSQLSLTPEDSEVSSQCQSASGSSGSDSSYMSGRALGRGLEDLSYAFGFPAPYLFSHRER; encoded by the exons ATGGCGGTGTGGAAGGTTCGAGGGCTCGGATGTGCGGCTTCTCGGCTTCGCGGTTCCGCGTGCGGGG GCCTGAACTTCAGGCGCATTTGCGCTATACCTCTACCCGGGCACCAAGACTGGCCCCTCCTGTGGCCTAGTGCCTTCTATCTGGGTCACCCACCGAGCCCTACCGGAACATCTTCAATCCATTTCCTGGACGAGCAGAAGCCTCACAGTGAGGGCCCAGCCCGTCTCCCACTTGTCCTGAGCAGGCTTACTCTTAAGGAGAGGGTGATGGAAGGGCCCTTGGAAGTTGGGGATAAGTCCCCAGACTCCCAGGGACACGCCACTGACTCGAGGTTTGCTGTGTGCagtttcagggatgcctgggatGAGGAGGAACCTGTTCCCCACGTGCAGGTTAAGGACCCTAATCCTCCAAGATCACCAGCAGGGACAGCCCAGGGAGAAGGGCTTCTTGGCAGCTCCGTGCCTGGGGATCTTCAGTCACCCCTAGGACCGATGGCTGCAGATGGgccgggggaagggcagggggacaCATTAGGAGGTTCCTCAGTTCAGTTAGAGGAACCCACCCCATCTAGAGTGGAGAGCCTCCCGTGTCCAGTGTCCTCCCACCTCAGTCTCGCACAGGGCAAGAGTGATAGTCGAGGGGGAGACTTGGCAAGAGACCAAGTTCCAGACAGGTTAGTGCCAGCTGGCTTGGGTCCTGAGGGGTTGGACAGCGATCCTGTGGACCTTGGAGGCCCTTTATCTGAGACATCTTCAGAACTACTGGAGCCAG ACCCCAGTGGATCTTGCCTCCCTAAGCCTGCTAATTACCTCCTGGCCCAAGACCTCTCCTGGGAGCTGCTGGCCAGTGGCATGGCTACCTTACCAG GGACTCGGGATGTAGAAGGCCGGGCAGTGCTGCTTCTGTGTGCCCATAGCCCAGCCTGGCTCTACCCCAAGTGCAGTAGCCATGAACTTATCCGCCTCCTGCTCTACCTGCGAAGCATTCCCAG GCCTGAAGTACAGGCCCTGGGATTGACCGTGCTGGTGGATGCCCGAATTTGTTCCCCAAGTTCTTCTCTCTTCTGGGGGCTCAGCCAACTACAA GAAGCAGCCCCAGGGTCAGTATACCAggtgctgctggtgggaaagaTGCCAGAGGAGGTGCCTTCCAGGCTGCAG CTGCAGCAGCTGCCCTCTCATCAGAGCCTGCTGACCTACATCTCCACTTCTCGGTTGCCAGCTTCAATGGGAGGAGGCCTGCCTTACTGCCACCAGACCTGGCTGGACTTCCGGATG CGTCTGGAAGCCCTACTGCAAAGCTTCCAGGTGGTTTGTGCCTTGCTCCAGGAGGCCATTGAGAGCATGAAGGCTGTGCCCCAGCCCATGGAGTCTGGG GAAGTTGGTCGGCTGCTCCAGCAGACACAAGTCCTGATGCAGCACGTGCTAGACTCACCCTGGCTAGCATGGCTACAGTTCCAGGGGGGGTTGGAGCTGGCATGGTTGAAGCAAGAGGTCCCAGAGGTGACCCTGAGCCCAGACTACAG GCCAGCAGTGGATGAAGTTGATGAGCTCTATGGCCGTGTAGATGGACTGCTGCACCAACTGACCCTGCAGAGCAACCGGCGAGTACAGGCACTAGAGTTGGTCCAGACTCTGGAGGCCCAGGAGGGCAGGCTGCACCAG ATTGAAGTATGGCTACAGCAGGTGGGCTGGCCAGCACTTGAGGAGCTAAGGGAGCCCTCACTGGACATGCTGCTCCAGGCCCAAGGCCCTTTTCAGGAGCTGGACCAGGTTGCTCAG GAGCAGGTCCAGCGAGGGGAGAGGTTTCTGCAGCCACTGGCTGGCTGGGAGGCTGCTGAGCTGGGCGCTGCTGGGGCCCGCTTTCTGGCCCTGCAAGCCCAGCTGACTGACTTCTCCAGGGCTTTGGCCCAGCGGCGGCAGCGGCTGGCAGATGCTCAGAGGCTGTTGCATTTTTTCAAGCAG GCCTCGACAtgggctgaggaggggcagagggtgttGGCAGAGCTGGAGCAGGAACGCCCAGGGGTCGTGCTGCAACGGCTGCAGCTGCATTGGACCAAGCACCCTGACTTGCCTCCTGCCCACTTCCGAAAGATGTGGGCTCTGGCCACAGGGTTGGGCTCCGAGGGCATTCGCCAGGAGTGCCGCTGGGCCTGGGCACGATgccaggacacctggctggcacTGGACCAGAAGCTAGAGGCTGCACTGAAGCCACCGCTGACGACGACCACAACGGGCAGCACAGCTAGCCTGTGTGTCAGCCGTTTCCCTGCTGCATCTGCCACCCCTCCCCTGAGGAAGGCATATAGCCTCGATCAGAATCTGGGGCAGAGTCTCAGAGAGCCTGCCCACCACTGCCACCATGCGGCTATTGTGGCTGCTTCCCACGGACCAGACGCTGAAGGTGGTGCCCAGCCAGGGTCATCCCCTACCATGCTTCCGCCAGGCAGTTCTGACCCCAGGACCCCCAACAG GCTCCAGCTGGTATTGGCAGAGATGGTGGCTACGGAGCGGGAGTATGTCCGAGCTCTTGATTACACCGTGGAGAACTACTTCCCTGAGCTGGATCGCCCCGATGTGCCCCAGGGCCTCCGTGGCCAGCGTGCCCACCTCTTTGGCAACCTGGAGAAGCTGCGGGACTTCcattgtcatttcttcctgcgtGAGCTGGAGGCTTGTACCCAGCACCCATCCCGGGTAGCCTATGCGTTCCTGCGCCAT AGATTGCAGTTTGGGATGTACGCACTCTACAGCAAGAATAAACCTCGCTCTGATGCCCTGATGACTAGCTTCGGTCATTCCTTCTTCAAG GACAAGCAGCAAGCACTGGGGGACCACCTGGACTTGGCCTCCTACCTGCTGAAGCCCATCCAGCGTATGAGCAAGTATGCATTGCTGCTGCAGGAACTGGCAAGGGCCTGTGGGGGTGCTGTGCAGGAGCTGAGTGCCCTGCGGGCTGCCCAGAGCCTTGTGCGCTTCCAGTTGCGACATGGCAATGACCTGCTAGCTATGGACGCCATCCAGGGCTGTGAT GTTAACCTGAAGGAACAGGGTCAGCTGGTGCGACAGGATGAGTTCATGGTACGTGCTGGGCGCCGTAAGTCCTTGCGCCGTGTTTTCCTCTTTGAGGAGCTACTGCTCTTCAGCAAGCCTCGCCGAGGACCCACGGGCATTGACACATACGCCTACAAGCGTTCCTTCAAG ACGACAGACTTGGGCCTCACTGAGTGCTGTGGGGATAACAACCTGCGGTTTGAGATCTGGTTCCGCCGTCGCAAGGCCAGGGACACCTTTGTGCTGCAGGCTGCCAGCTTGGCCACCAAGCAGGCTTGGACAGCTGACATTTCACGTCTGCTCTGGAGGCAGGCCATCTACAACAAGG AGGTTCGCATGGCTGAGATGGTGTCCATGGGTGTGGGGAACAAGGCCTTGCAGGACATCGACCCCAGCGAGGAAGCTATCAACGACCGCACTGTCAGCTACATCCTGAAGTGCCGAG AAGTTCGCTCTCGGGCCTCTGTTGCTGTGGCCCCGTTTGACTATGAGAGCCCCTATCTGGGGGCCTTGAGCTCCCTTCCTGGAGACCCTGCCTCTTGCTCTATGCTGGGGTCCCTCAACCTGCATCTGTACAGAGACCCGGCTCTTCTGGGACTCCGCTGGCCCCTGTATTCTACCAGCTTCCCAGAAGAAGCAGCACTGGAGGCTGAAGCGGAGCTGGGCAGCCAGCTGTCTTTGA ctcctgaaGACTCAGAGGTGTCATCCCAGTGCCAATCAGCCAGTGGATCCAGTGGCTCTGACAGCAGCTATATGTCAGGGCGGGCCCTGGGCAGAGGTCTTGAGGACTTGTCCTAT GCTTTTGGATTTCCAGCTCCCTATCTTTTTAGCCACAGGGAGCGATAG
- the PLEKHG4 gene encoding puratrophin-1 isoform X4 encodes MAVWKVRGLGCAASRLRGSACGGLNFRRICAIPLPGHQDWPLLWPSAFYLGHPPSPTGTSSIHFLDEQKPHSEGPARLPLVLSRLTLKERVMEGPLEVGDKSPDSQGHATDSRFAVCSFRDAWDEEEPVPHVQVKDPNPPRSPAGTAQGEGLLGSSVPGDLQSPLGPMAADGPGEGQGDTLGGSSVQLEEPTPSRVESLPCPVSSHLSLAQGKSDSRGGDLARDQVPDRLVPAGLGPEGLDSDPVDLGGPLSETSSELLEPDPSGSCLPKPANYLLAQDLSWELLASGMATLPGTRDVEGRAVLLLCAHSPAWLYPKCSSHELIRLLLYLRSIPRPEVQALGLTVLVDARICSPSSSLFWGLSQLQEAAPGSVYQVLLVGKMPEEVPSRLQLQQLPSHQSLLTYISTSRLPASMGGGLPYCHQTWLDFRMRLEALLQSFQVVCALLQEAIESMKAVPQPMESGEVGRLLQQTQVLMQHVLDSPWLAWLQFQGGLELAWLKQEVPEVTLSPDYRPAVDEVDELYGRVDGLLHQLTLQSNRRVQALELVQTLEAQEGRLHQIEVWLQQVGWPALEELREPSLDMLLQAQGPFQELDQVAQEQVQRGERFLQPLAGWEAAELGAAGARFLALQAQLTDFSRALAQRRQRLADAQRLLHFFKQASTWAEEGQRVLAELEQERPGVVLQRLQLHWTKHPDLPPAHFRKMWALATGLGSEGIRQECRWAWARCQDTWLALDQKLEAALKPPLTTTTTGSTASLCVSRFPAASATPPLRKAYSLDQNLGQSLREPAHHCHHAAIVAASHGPDAEGGAQPGSSPTMLPPGSSDPRTPNRLQLVLAEMVATEREYVRALDYTVENYFPELDRPDVPQGLRGQRAHLFGNLEKLRDFHCHFFLRELEACTQHPSRVAYAFLRHRLQFGMYALYSKNKPRSDALMTSFGHSFFKDKQQALGDHLDLASYLLKPIQRMSKYALLLQELARACGGAVQELSALRAAQSLVRFQLRHGNDLLAMDAIQGCDVNLKEQGQLVRQDEFMVRAGRRKSLRRVFLFEELLLFSKPRRGPTGIDTYAYKRSFKTTDLGLTECCGDNNLRFEIWFRRRKARDTFVLQAASLATKQAWTADISRLLWRQAIYNKEVRMAEMVSMGVGNKALQDIDPSEEAINDRTVSYILKCREVRSRASVAVAPFDYESPYLGALSSLPGDPASCSMLGSLNLHLYRDPALLGLRWPLYSTSFPEEAALEAEAELGSQLSLTPEDSEVSSQCQSASGSSGSDSSYMSGRALGRGLEDLSYV; translated from the exons ATGGCGGTGTGGAAGGTTCGAGGGCTCGGATGTGCGGCTTCTCGGCTTCGCGGTTCCGCGTGCGGGG GCCTGAACTTCAGGCGCATTTGCGCTATACCTCTACCCGGGCACCAAGACTGGCCCCTCCTGTGGCCTAGTGCCTTCTATCTGGGTCACCCACCGAGCCCTACCGGAACATCTTCAATCCATTTCCTGGACGAGCAGAAGCCTCACAGTGAGGGCCCAGCCCGTCTCCCACTTGTCCTGAGCAGGCTTACTCTTAAGGAGAGGGTGATGGAAGGGCCCTTGGAAGTTGGGGATAAGTCCCCAGACTCCCAGGGACACGCCACTGACTCGAGGTTTGCTGTGTGCagtttcagggatgcctgggatGAGGAGGAACCTGTTCCCCACGTGCAGGTTAAGGACCCTAATCCTCCAAGATCACCAGCAGGGACAGCCCAGGGAGAAGGGCTTCTTGGCAGCTCCGTGCCTGGGGATCTTCAGTCACCCCTAGGACCGATGGCTGCAGATGGgccgggggaagggcagggggacaCATTAGGAGGTTCCTCAGTTCAGTTAGAGGAACCCACCCCATCTAGAGTGGAGAGCCTCCCGTGTCCAGTGTCCTCCCACCTCAGTCTCGCACAGGGCAAGAGTGATAGTCGAGGGGGAGACTTGGCAAGAGACCAAGTTCCAGACAGGTTAGTGCCAGCTGGCTTGGGTCCTGAGGGGTTGGACAGCGATCCTGTGGACCTTGGAGGCCCTTTATCTGAGACATCTTCAGAACTACTGGAGCCAG ACCCCAGTGGATCTTGCCTCCCTAAGCCTGCTAATTACCTCCTGGCCCAAGACCTCTCCTGGGAGCTGCTGGCCAGTGGCATGGCTACCTTACCAG GGACTCGGGATGTAGAAGGCCGGGCAGTGCTGCTTCTGTGTGCCCATAGCCCAGCCTGGCTCTACCCCAAGTGCAGTAGCCATGAACTTATCCGCCTCCTGCTCTACCTGCGAAGCATTCCCAG GCCTGAAGTACAGGCCCTGGGATTGACCGTGCTGGTGGATGCCCGAATTTGTTCCCCAAGTTCTTCTCTCTTCTGGGGGCTCAGCCAACTACAA GAAGCAGCCCCAGGGTCAGTATACCAggtgctgctggtgggaaagaTGCCAGAGGAGGTGCCTTCCAGGCTGCAG CTGCAGCAGCTGCCCTCTCATCAGAGCCTGCTGACCTACATCTCCACTTCTCGGTTGCCAGCTTCAATGGGAGGAGGCCTGCCTTACTGCCACCAGACCTGGCTGGACTTCCGGATG CGTCTGGAAGCCCTACTGCAAAGCTTCCAGGTGGTTTGTGCCTTGCTCCAGGAGGCCATTGAGAGCATGAAGGCTGTGCCCCAGCCCATGGAGTCTGGG GAAGTTGGTCGGCTGCTCCAGCAGACACAAGTCCTGATGCAGCACGTGCTAGACTCACCCTGGCTAGCATGGCTACAGTTCCAGGGGGGGTTGGAGCTGGCATGGTTGAAGCAAGAGGTCCCAGAGGTGACCCTGAGCCCAGACTACAG GCCAGCAGTGGATGAAGTTGATGAGCTCTATGGCCGTGTAGATGGACTGCTGCACCAACTGACCCTGCAGAGCAACCGGCGAGTACAGGCACTAGAGTTGGTCCAGACTCTGGAGGCCCAGGAGGGCAGGCTGCACCAG ATTGAAGTATGGCTACAGCAGGTGGGCTGGCCAGCACTTGAGGAGCTAAGGGAGCCCTCACTGGACATGCTGCTCCAGGCCCAAGGCCCTTTTCAGGAGCTGGACCAGGTTGCTCAG GAGCAGGTCCAGCGAGGGGAGAGGTTTCTGCAGCCACTGGCTGGCTGGGAGGCTGCTGAGCTGGGCGCTGCTGGGGCCCGCTTTCTGGCCCTGCAAGCCCAGCTGACTGACTTCTCCAGGGCTTTGGCCCAGCGGCGGCAGCGGCTGGCAGATGCTCAGAGGCTGTTGCATTTTTTCAAGCAG GCCTCGACAtgggctgaggaggggcagagggtgttGGCAGAGCTGGAGCAGGAACGCCCAGGGGTCGTGCTGCAACGGCTGCAGCTGCATTGGACCAAGCACCCTGACTTGCCTCCTGCCCACTTCCGAAAGATGTGGGCTCTGGCCACAGGGTTGGGCTCCGAGGGCATTCGCCAGGAGTGCCGCTGGGCCTGGGCACGATgccaggacacctggctggcacTGGACCAGAAGCTAGAGGCTGCACTGAAGCCACCGCTGACGACGACCACAACGGGCAGCACAGCTAGCCTGTGTGTCAGCCGTTTCCCTGCTGCATCTGCCACCCCTCCCCTGAGGAAGGCATATAGCCTCGATCAGAATCTGGGGCAGAGTCTCAGAGAGCCTGCCCACCACTGCCACCATGCGGCTATTGTGGCTGCTTCCCACGGACCAGACGCTGAAGGTGGTGCCCAGCCAGGGTCATCCCCTACCATGCTTCCGCCAGGCAGTTCTGACCCCAGGACCCCCAACAG GCTCCAGCTGGTATTGGCAGAGATGGTGGCTACGGAGCGGGAGTATGTCCGAGCTCTTGATTACACCGTGGAGAACTACTTCCCTGAGCTGGATCGCCCCGATGTGCCCCAGGGCCTCCGTGGCCAGCGTGCCCACCTCTTTGGCAACCTGGAGAAGCTGCGGGACTTCcattgtcatttcttcctgcgtGAGCTGGAGGCTTGTACCCAGCACCCATCCCGGGTAGCCTATGCGTTCCTGCGCCAT AGATTGCAGTTTGGGATGTACGCACTCTACAGCAAGAATAAACCTCGCTCTGATGCCCTGATGACTAGCTTCGGTCATTCCTTCTTCAAG GACAAGCAGCAAGCACTGGGGGACCACCTGGACTTGGCCTCCTACCTGCTGAAGCCCATCCAGCGTATGAGCAAGTATGCATTGCTGCTGCAGGAACTGGCAAGGGCCTGTGGGGGTGCTGTGCAGGAGCTGAGTGCCCTGCGGGCTGCCCAGAGCCTTGTGCGCTTCCAGTTGCGACATGGCAATGACCTGCTAGCTATGGACGCCATCCAGGGCTGTGAT GTTAACCTGAAGGAACAGGGTCAGCTGGTGCGACAGGATGAGTTCATGGTACGTGCTGGGCGCCGTAAGTCCTTGCGCCGTGTTTTCCTCTTTGAGGAGCTACTGCTCTTCAGCAAGCCTCGCCGAGGACCCACGGGCATTGACACATACGCCTACAAGCGTTCCTTCAAG ACGACAGACTTGGGCCTCACTGAGTGCTGTGGGGATAACAACCTGCGGTTTGAGATCTGGTTCCGCCGTCGCAAGGCCAGGGACACCTTTGTGCTGCAGGCTGCCAGCTTGGCCACCAAGCAGGCTTGGACAGCTGACATTTCACGTCTGCTCTGGAGGCAGGCCATCTACAACAAGG AGGTTCGCATGGCTGAGATGGTGTCCATGGGTGTGGGGAACAAGGCCTTGCAGGACATCGACCCCAGCGAGGAAGCTATCAACGACCGCACTGTCAGCTACATCCTGAAGTGCCGAG AAGTTCGCTCTCGGGCCTCTGTTGCTGTGGCCCCGTTTGACTATGAGAGCCCCTATCTGGGGGCCTTGAGCTCCCTTCCTGGAGACCCTGCCTCTTGCTCTATGCTGGGGTCCCTCAACCTGCATCTGTACAGAGACCCGGCTCTTCTGGGACTCCGCTGGCCCCTGTATTCTACCAGCTTCCCAGAAGAAGCAGCACTGGAGGCTGAAGCGGAGCTGGGCAGCCAGCTGTCTTTGA ctcctgaaGACTCAGAGGTGTCATCCCAGTGCCAATCAGCCAGTGGATCCAGTGGCTCTGACAGCAGCTATATGTCAGGGCGGGCCCTGGGCAGAGGTCTTGAGGACTTGTCCTAT GTCTGA